A window of Blastocatellia bacterium genomic DNA:
AGAAATGACCTACTAGCATATGTCCGACTTGATGTTAAGACTTGTCCAAGCTGTGGTTATTGTGTAGATGCTTGTCCTTTTGATGTGCCTAAATTGGATGCTGGAGCAGTTTTTGGTTTTGGTAAAGTAAGTAAATGTCGCTTGTGTTCAGACCGTATTCAGCACAATAAACAACCTGCTTGTGTGCAATCTTGTCCACCAAATGCTTTAGAATTTGGCCGACGTGAGGATATGCTCAAACTTGGACAAAGCCGAATTAAAGACCTTAAAACTCGTGGTTACAGTGAAGCTTATCTTTATGGTGAAAAAGAGCTAGACGGACTAAATGTTTTAACTGTATTGCCAAGTAACCCAAAAGATTTTGATTTGCCTACGGATCCAAAAGTCCCAGAATATCTAAACACTTGGAAAAAAGTAGTTCAACCACTAGGAATGCTAGCAATTGCTGGTACAGCCTTAATGCTAGGGTTTAGTTTTGTCAATAGTATGCTAAATGCTAAAAAAGGAAAAAACAGTCATGAGTAATAGCACTAGTTTAGCTAAAGTAGATCAAAATCGTGTAGAAAGAATTAAACCTCATGAAA
This region includes:
- a CDS encoding 4Fe-4S dicluster domain-containing protein, with the translated sequence MEYAKLIDVSKCVGCRACEVACKEWNETGVDDLSEHPFGYQSHTDLTYRTWNVVKFYELHHEKPSNTLNDSTIDIHDEETDKIIEQYEALLGPEPGNLIAVDLQTKIDEDEAINYSVWQVTKFFEQDSIKSEAELPRWMFRKHGCMHCRDAACVKACPVDALTRNDLLAYVRLDVKTCPSCGYCVDACPFDVPKLDAGAVFGFGKVSKCRLCSDRIQHNKQPACVQSCPPNALEFGRREDMLKLGQSRIKDLKTRGYSEAYLYGEKELDGLNVLTVLPSNPKDFDLPTDPKVPEYLNTWKKVVQPLGMLAIAGTALMLGFSFVNSMLNAKKGKNSHE